A DNA window from Clavibacter sepedonicus contains the following coding sequences:
- the rnpA gene encoding ribonuclease P protein component: protein MLARRNRVTSGADYRTIVRRGRRTSTGTAVVSALAGPSDAPTRFGFIVSKKVGNAVTRNLVRRRLKAVTAGLLPTLCPGVSIVIRVLPGMERTAWDTLQEEIASAVTRAVRTL from the coding sequence GTGCTCGCTCGGCGGAACCGCGTGACGAGCGGTGCGGACTACCGCACCATCGTCAGGCGGGGGCGCCGGACGTCGACGGGGACCGCGGTCGTGTCTGCGCTCGCCGGTCCGTCAGACGCACCGACCCGATTCGGATTCATCGTCTCGAAGAAGGTCGGCAATGCCGTGACCCGGAACTTGGTCCGCAGGCGCCTCAAGGCGGTCACCGCAGGTCTCCTGCCGACACTCTGCCCGGGCGTCTCGATCGTGATCCGCGTACTGCCAGGTATGGAGCGGACAGCGTGGGATACCCTGCAGGAGGAGATCGCGTCAGCCGTGACGCGGGCCGTGAGGACGCTATGA